Proteins found in one Neodiprion lecontei isolate iyNeoLeco1 chromosome 6, iyNeoLeco1.1, whole genome shotgun sequence genomic segment:
- the LOC107225927 gene encoding elongator complex protein 4 isoform X1: protein MTSSIQLAKSKIPFVPGTKPSIQNAQLLVSTGVPSLDHVIGGGLPVGTIILIEEDTYGSYGRIILKYFMAEGVVSSHQLLVASQDLKPTQLVAELPAVAVDSITCPPPQDEKMQIAWRYQNMRKIDTSPTGGQPFGHYYDLTKTINKNIVEAASIKHWDGSDVRYTAESFGNNAYVDLLKTVQESIKDGQFSISSEPEKRNILRIAIHSLGSRLWLNEKEETMTGDLLKFFYCLKSLLRNAYAVAMVTIPAHHFDNSDAVVERTEHLSDIALRLESFAGSAKEANPIFSDYHGLLHIRKLGALNSLAPHYPESVDLAFKLRRKKFVVEVLHLPPELPGTAQREQDEIVPLARDCSSGARKSRLDF, encoded by the exons ATGACAAGTAGTATTCAGCTTGCTAAAAGTAAAATCCCTTTTGTGCCAGGAACAAAGCCTTCAATCCAGAATGCCCAGCTTCTCGTTTCGACGGGCGTTCCTTCATTGGACCATGTAATCg GTGGTGGTCTGCCCGTGGGAACGATCATCCTCATAG AGGAGGATACCTATGGCAGTTATGGTAGAATTATTCTCAAATATTTCATGGCGGAGGGTGTTGTTTCCTCTCACCAGCTTCTTGTTGCATCCCAGGATCTGAAACCAACACAGCTTGTGGCTGAATTGCCAGCAGTTGCGGTCGACTCAATCACCTGTCCACCGCCACAGGATGAAAAGATGCAAATAGCTTGGAGATACCAAAATATGAGGAAAATCGATACCTCACCAACAGGAGGACAGCCCTTTGGACACTATTATGACCTCACTAAAACTATCAACAAGAATATTGTAGAAGCAGCCAGCATCAAACACTGGGATGGAAGTGATGTGAGATACACGGCAGAATCCTTTGGAAACAATGCTTATGTTGATCTGCTAAAAACTGTTCAGGAAAGCATAAAAGATGGCCAATTCTCAATTTCAAGCGAaccagaaaaaagaaatattcttaGGATAGCAATTCATTCCTTGGGTTCAAGACTCTGGTTaaatgagaaagaagaaactATGACCGGTGACCTTTTGAAATTCTTCTATTGTCTAAAATCTCTTCTTAGGAACGCATATGCGGTTGCTATGGTCACAATTCCAGCTCATCACTTTGACAACTCC GATGCAGTGGTAGAGCGGACAGAACACTTGTCAGACATAGCATTGAGGCTGGAGTCTTTTGCTGGATCAGCTAAAGAGGCGAATCCTATATTCAGCGATTATCACGGCCTATTACACATCCGGAAGTTGGGAGCGCTGAATTCCTTGGCACCCCATTACCCAGAATCCGTGGATCTTGCTTTTAAGCTTCGTCGGAAAAAATTCGTTGTTGAG GTGCTACATCTACCTCCGGAATTGCCAGGTACTGCTCAAAGGGAACAAGACGAAATTGTGCCATTAGCTAGGGACTGTAGCAGTGGGGCAAGAAAAAGTCGATTGGACTTTTGA
- the LOC107225927 gene encoding elongator complex protein 4 isoform X2 has protein sequence MPSFSFRRAFLHWTIFRNCTVITGGGLPVGTIILIEEDTYGSYGRIILKYFMAEGVVSSHQLLVASQDLKPTQLVAELPAVAVDSITCPPPQDEKMQIAWRYQNMRKIDTSPTGGQPFGHYYDLTKTINKNIVEAASIKHWDGSDVRYTAESFGNNAYVDLLKTVQESIKDGQFSISSEPEKRNILRIAIHSLGSRLWLNEKEETMTGDLLKFFYCLKSLLRNAYAVAMVTIPAHHFDNSDAVVERTEHLSDIALRLESFAGSAKEANPIFSDYHGLLHIRKLGALNSLAPHYPESVDLAFKLRRKKFVVEVLHLPPELPGTAQREQDEIVPLARDCSSGARKSRLDF, from the exons ATGCCCAGCTTCTCGTTTCGACGGGCGTTCCTTCATTGGACCAT TTTTCGAAACTGTACTGTAATTACAGGTGGTGGTCTGCCCGTGGGAACGATCATCCTCATAG AGGAGGATACCTATGGCAGTTATGGTAGAATTATTCTCAAATATTTCATGGCGGAGGGTGTTGTTTCCTCTCACCAGCTTCTTGTTGCATCCCAGGATCTGAAACCAACACAGCTTGTGGCTGAATTGCCAGCAGTTGCGGTCGACTCAATCACCTGTCCACCGCCACAGGATGAAAAGATGCAAATAGCTTGGAGATACCAAAATATGAGGAAAATCGATACCTCACCAACAGGAGGACAGCCCTTTGGACACTATTATGACCTCACTAAAACTATCAACAAGAATATTGTAGAAGCAGCCAGCATCAAACACTGGGATGGAAGTGATGTGAGATACACGGCAGAATCCTTTGGAAACAATGCTTATGTTGATCTGCTAAAAACTGTTCAGGAAAGCATAAAAGATGGCCAATTCTCAATTTCAAGCGAaccagaaaaaagaaatattcttaGGATAGCAATTCATTCCTTGGGTTCAAGACTCTGGTTaaatgagaaagaagaaactATGACCGGTGACCTTTTGAAATTCTTCTATTGTCTAAAATCTCTTCTTAGGAACGCATATGCGGTTGCTATGGTCACAATTCCAGCTCATCACTTTGACAACTCC GATGCAGTGGTAGAGCGGACAGAACACTTGTCAGACATAGCATTGAGGCTGGAGTCTTTTGCTGGATCAGCTAAAGAGGCGAATCCTATATTCAGCGATTATCACGGCCTATTACACATCCGGAAGTTGGGAGCGCTGAATTCCTTGGCACCCCATTACCCAGAATCCGTGGATCTTGCTTTTAAGCTTCGTCGGAAAAAATTCGTTGTTGAG GTGCTACATCTACCTCCGGAATTGCCAGGTACTGCTCAAAGGGAACAAGACGAAATTGTGCCATTAGCTAGGGACTGTAGCAGTGGGGCAAGAAAAAGTCGATTGGACTTTTGA
- the LOC107222437 gene encoding uncharacterized protein LOC107222437 isoform X2, whose protein sequence is MSFETWKIVTSVSAVQVLSECVFFAQGIFASEEKSHEETELDWIRICVPLFYAVTRHISEACWRWIIGGYGGRVTTILGITTVAVSVIAASCQEILAGNVAYVVLGGIGMGLVRLQIKLMKLHSAEWKLMGTGVSGIGLSLWPLIACLFIRKLGPKYALLVLSGITLHAVPLALLVKPKAIIACEEDEPQNPDEGITTVSITPAVPETLPSLEQYRMAYQLIEYDSYVVRPPYYVEVLPGIPEESECESDHDQDEENQTAVVLNAEESGVGVNGGVRQEERHGRESHLQEKTRDINLKGIDVLPKGVELTPFTYSLFVANVLLRLGDQFGVAVVISILPVFASQLLPGLRVEETAFLVSLCGFSRTLTELPLVALYQKSGKSQFVFLGGPFFASAGLYLTWISRTLDAMTLASFGLGIGSGAASAALQVLTPRECPRISDAADIVVGVALLATIPLTRIFILKNAIQACFLMAAWIYAAAAITSGFNFRRRT, encoded by the exons ATGTCGTTCGAGACTTGGAAGATCGTTACATCGGTGTCGGCGGTCCAG GTGCTGAGTGAGTGCGTGTTCTTCGCCCAAGGAATCTTTGccagtgaagaaaaaagtcaCGAGGAAACGGAACTGGACTGGATTCGAATATGCGTGCCCCTCTTCTACGCCGTCACACGTCACATATCTG AGGCATGCTGGAGATGGATCATCGGGGGTTACGGGGGTCGGGTAACGACGATCCTTGGAATCACAACGGTTGCCGTTTCCGTCATCGCTGCATCGTGCCAGGAGATCCTCGCCGGAAACGTGGCCTATGTTGTTCTGGGGGGAATAGGCATGGGCCTCGTTCGTCTCCAGATCAAGCTAATGAAGTTGCATTCGG CAGAATGGAAGCTTATGGGCACCGGTGTTTCGGGAATCGGTCTTTCGCTGTGGCCGCTAATAGCGTGCCTCTTCATCCGCAAGCTTGGACCCAAGTACGCGCTATTGGTTCTGAGCGGAATAACCCTGCATGCGGTGCCACTGGCTCTGCTGGTAAAACCAAAGGCAATAATTGCTTGCGAGGAGGACGAACCGCAGAATCCAGACGAGGGTATCACGACAGTGTCCAT CACACCCGCGGTTCCTGAAACGCTTCCAAGTCTGGAGCAGTACAGGATGGCTTATCAGCTAATCGAGTACGATTCGTACGTAGTCCGGCCTCCCTATTACGTTGAGGTGCTTCCGGGTATTCCCGAGGAATCGGAATGCGAGAGTGATCATGACCAGGACGAAGAGAACCAGACAGCGGTGGTTCTGAATGCTGAAGAATCGGGCGTCGGGGTGAACGGGGGCGTCCGTCAGGAGGAAAGACACGGACGGGAATCGCACCTCCAAGAGAAAACGCGAGATATTAACTTGAAGGGAATCGACGTCCTGCCGAAAGGCGTCGAGTTGACACCTTTTACATACTCGCTTTTTGTCGCCAACGTTCTACTCCGACTGGGAGACCAGTTCGGCGTTGCGGTTGTCATTTCCATACTGCCAGTCTTCGCGAGCCAGCTTCTGCCCGGCCTCAGGGTCGAAGAGACAGCCTTTCTCGTGAGCCTCTGTGGCTTCTCCAGGACTTTAACTGAGCTACCGCTCGTGGCTCTGTACCAGAAATCCGGAAAATCGCAATTCGTCTTTCTTGGTGGGCCCTTCTTTGCCTCCGCTGGTCTTTATT tAACATGGATTTCGAGGACTTTGGATGCCATGACACTGGCAAGTTTTGGCCTTGGTATTGGAAGCGGAGCAGCCTCTGCAGCTCTTCAGGTCCTGACGCCAAGAGAATGTCCAAGAATATCTGATGCTGCTGATATCGTTGTCGGTGTCGCTCTCCTAGCCACAATACCCTTGACAC GCATTTTTATCCTTAAAAACGCTATTCAAGCCTGCTTCTTAATGGCTGCGTGGATATACGCCGCTGCAGCTATTACCTCAGGGTTCAATTTTCGAAGGAGAActtga
- the LOC107222437 gene encoding uncharacterized protein LOC107222437 isoform X1, with protein sequence MSFETWKIVTSVSAVQVLSECVFFAQGIFASEEKSHEETELDWIRICVPLFYAVTRHISEACWRWIIGGYGGRVTTILGITTVAVSVIAASCQEILAGNVAYVVLGGIGMGLVRLQIKLMKLHSGTAEWKLMGTGVSGIGLSLWPLIACLFIRKLGPKYALLVLSGITLHAVPLALLVKPKAIIACEEDEPQNPDEGITTVSITPAVPETLPSLEQYRMAYQLIEYDSYVVRPPYYVEVLPGIPEESECESDHDQDEENQTAVVLNAEESGVGVNGGVRQEERHGRESHLQEKTRDINLKGIDVLPKGVELTPFTYSLFVANVLLRLGDQFGVAVVISILPVFASQLLPGLRVEETAFLVSLCGFSRTLTELPLVALYQKSGKSQFVFLGGPFFASAGLYLTWISRTLDAMTLASFGLGIGSGAASAALQVLTPRECPRISDAADIVVGVALLATIPLTRIFILKNAIQACFLMAAWIYAAAAITSGFNFRRRT encoded by the exons ATGTCGTTCGAGACTTGGAAGATCGTTACATCGGTGTCGGCGGTCCAG GTGCTGAGTGAGTGCGTGTTCTTCGCCCAAGGAATCTTTGccagtgaagaaaaaagtcaCGAGGAAACGGAACTGGACTGGATTCGAATATGCGTGCCCCTCTTCTACGCCGTCACACGTCACATATCTG AGGCATGCTGGAGATGGATCATCGGGGGTTACGGGGGTCGGGTAACGACGATCCTTGGAATCACAACGGTTGCCGTTTCCGTCATCGCTGCATCGTGCCAGGAGATCCTCGCCGGAAACGTGGCCTATGTTGTTCTGGGGGGAATAGGCATGGGCCTCGTTCGTCTCCAGATCAAGCTAATGAAGTTGCATTCGG GTACAGCAGAATGGAAGCTTATGGGCACCGGTGTTTCGGGAATCGGTCTTTCGCTGTGGCCGCTAATAGCGTGCCTCTTCATCCGCAAGCTTGGACCCAAGTACGCGCTATTGGTTCTGAGCGGAATAACCCTGCATGCGGTGCCACTGGCTCTGCTGGTAAAACCAAAGGCAATAATTGCTTGCGAGGAGGACGAACCGCAGAATCCAGACGAGGGTATCACGACAGTGTCCAT CACACCCGCGGTTCCTGAAACGCTTCCAAGTCTGGAGCAGTACAGGATGGCTTATCAGCTAATCGAGTACGATTCGTACGTAGTCCGGCCTCCCTATTACGTTGAGGTGCTTCCGGGTATTCCCGAGGAATCGGAATGCGAGAGTGATCATGACCAGGACGAAGAGAACCAGACAGCGGTGGTTCTGAATGCTGAAGAATCGGGCGTCGGGGTGAACGGGGGCGTCCGTCAGGAGGAAAGACACGGACGGGAATCGCACCTCCAAGAGAAAACGCGAGATATTAACTTGAAGGGAATCGACGTCCTGCCGAAAGGCGTCGAGTTGACACCTTTTACATACTCGCTTTTTGTCGCCAACGTTCTACTCCGACTGGGAGACCAGTTCGGCGTTGCGGTTGTCATTTCCATACTGCCAGTCTTCGCGAGCCAGCTTCTGCCCGGCCTCAGGGTCGAAGAGACAGCCTTTCTCGTGAGCCTCTGTGGCTTCTCCAGGACTTTAACTGAGCTACCGCTCGTGGCTCTGTACCAGAAATCCGGAAAATCGCAATTCGTCTTTCTTGGTGGGCCCTTCTTTGCCTCCGCTGGTCTTTATT tAACATGGATTTCGAGGACTTTGGATGCCATGACACTGGCAAGTTTTGGCCTTGGTATTGGAAGCGGAGCAGCCTCTGCAGCTCTTCAGGTCCTGACGCCAAGAGAATGTCCAAGAATATCTGATGCTGCTGATATCGTTGTCGGTGTCGCTCTCCTAGCCACAATACCCTTGACAC GCATTTTTATCCTTAAAAACGCTATTCAAGCCTGCTTCTTAATGGCTGCGTGGATATACGCCGCTGCAGCTATTACCTCAGGGTTCAATTTTCGAAGGAGAActtga